Proteins encoded within one genomic window of Tabrizicola piscis:
- a CDS encoding DegT/DnrJ/EryC1/StrS family aminotransferase gives MTRPQFSRSFTQQPPIPDEAIAAAVDVMRSGRLHRYNLALGEASEVMELEREFALWQGARFCLAVASGGQAMQIALRAAGVGPGDAVLTNGFTLAPVPGAIAAVGGRSVLVEITEDLVIDLDDLARKARASGARYLLLSHMRGHLCDMERLVQLAADLSLTVIEDCAHTMGAQWNGVLSGSFGLAGCFSTQTYKHINSGEGGLLTSDDAGFMARATVLSGSYMLYDRHGAGPGPSSYEEIRLDTPNTSARMDNLRAALLRPQLRQLDSSIAAWNARHDLVARHLAQSGAIRLPKRPDAERYVGSSIQFCVPGISAVDAQALVARLGSVGVEVKWFGAAQPSGYTSDHHSWRYVAAQGLPQTDAILAGLFDMRLPLTFSLEDCALLAEHILDAVATLPATVQA, from the coding sequence ATGACGCGGCCGCAGTTTTCCCGCAGCTTCACCCAGCAGCCCCCGATCCCCGATGAGGCGATTGCGGCGGCTGTGGACGTGATGCGGTCGGGGCGGCTGCACCGCTATAACCTCGCCCTCGGAGAGGCGTCCGAGGTGATGGAGCTGGAGCGTGAGTTTGCGCTGTGGCAAGGCGCGCGGTTCTGCCTTGCGGTCGCGTCGGGCGGGCAGGCGATGCAGATCGCGCTGCGGGCGGCAGGGGTCGGTCCGGGGGATGCGGTCTTGACCAACGGCTTTACGCTGGCCCCGGTGCCGGGGGCGATTGCGGCGGTGGGTGGCCGGTCGGTGTTGGTGGAGATCACCGAAGACCTGGTGATCGACCTTGATGATCTGGCGCGGAAGGCCCGGGCCAGTGGCGCGCGCTATCTGCTGCTGTCGCACATGCGTGGGCATCTGTGCGACATGGAGCGTCTGGTGCAGCTTGCCGCCGATCTGAGCCTGACGGTGATCGAGGATTGCGCCCATACGATGGGCGCGCAGTGGAACGGGGTTCTGTCGGGGTCCTTCGGGTTGGCCGGGTGTTTCAGCACCCAGACCTACAAGCACATCAATTCGGGCGAGGGCGGGTTGCTGACTTCGGATGACGCAGGCTTCATGGCGCGGGCGACGGTCCTTTCCGGGTCCTACATGCTGTATGATCGGCATGGGGCGGGGCCGGGGCCGTCAAGCTATGAGGAGATCAGGCTGGACACGCCCAACACCTCGGCCCGGATGGACAACTTGCGCGCGGCCTTGCTGCGTCCGCAGTTGCGGCAACTGGACAGCAGCATTGCCGCGTGGAACGCCCGCCATGATCTGGTGGCCCGGCATCTGGCGCAGTCGGGCGCGATCCGTCTGCCAAAGCGCCCGGATGCCGAACGCTATGTCGGATCGTCGATCCAGTTCTGCGTGCCGGGGATTTCGGCGGTCGACGCGCAGGCGCTTGTCGCGCGGCTTGGGTCGGTCGGGGTTGAGGTGAAGTGGTTCGGGGCGGCGCAGCCGTCGGGCTATACCTCGGACCACCACAGCTGGCGCTATGTGGCGGCGCAGGGCTTGCCGCAGACCGATGCCATTCTGGCGGGTCTCTTCGACATGCGGCTGCCGCTGACCTTCAGTCTTGAGGACTGTGCCCTGTTGGCCGAGCATATTCTGGATGCCGTCGCCACCTTGCCCGCGACGGTGCAGGCATGA
- a CDS encoding aspartate/glutamate racemase family protein, which translates to MMRRVGILGGMGPEATVLVMQKLLAAVQPHDDADHIPLLVDQNPQVPSRIRHLIEGTGEDPGPVLAEMARRLVAGGAEALAMPCNTAHHYADAIRAAVSVPFLDMVAASVAHAARLAGAGGQIGVLASPAVRKVGLFDAPLAALGLTALYAQDEGAMLAAIRQIKAEGPQPQARQALQAASADLLARGATVQMIACTEFSLIPDAVSPQAAVFDTLDCLVREIVAFSTRAQNRPITPRSHGGDPKTQTANPATPATEVSR; encoded by the coding sequence ATGATGCGGCGCGTAGGCATCCTTGGCGGAATGGGGCCAGAGGCCACCGTCCTTGTCATGCAAAAGCTGCTGGCGGCCGTGCAGCCCCACGACGATGCGGACCATATCCCCTTGCTGGTGGACCAGAACCCGCAAGTGCCATCACGGATCCGCCATCTGATCGAGGGCACGGGCGAAGACCCGGGTCCGGTGCTGGCCGAGATGGCGCGCCGTCTGGTCGCGGGCGGGGCCGAGGCGCTGGCGATGCCCTGCAACACCGCGCATCACTATGCGGATGCGATCCGGGCGGCTGTTTCGGTGCCGTTTCTGGACATGGTGGCGGCGTCGGTGGCCCATGCGGCGCGGCTTGCCGGGGCGGGGGGGCAGATCGGGGTGCTGGCGTCGCCCGCCGTGCGTAAGGTGGGGTTGTTCGACGCGCCTTTGGCTGCGCTGGGGCTAACTGCCCTTTACGCGCAGGATGAGGGCGCGATGCTGGCCGCGATCCGCCAGATCAAGGCCGAAGGCCCGCAGCCGCAGGCGCGGCAGGCTCTGCAGGCCGCCTCGGCCGACCTTCTGGCGCGCGGTGCGACGGTGCAGATGATTGCCTGTACCGAATTTTCGCTCATCCCCGACGCGGTTTCCCCGCAAGCGGCGGTCTTTGATACGCTTGACTGTCTTGTCAGGGAAATCGTCGCGTTTTCAACGCGGGCGCAGAACAGACCGATCACCCCCCGCAGCCATGGGGGCGATCCAAAAACACAAACGGCAAATCCCGCCACTCCAGCAACAGAGGTATCAAGATGA
- the tauA gene encoding taurine ABC transporter substrate-binding protein: protein MTRLLKNMMMGTAALALSAVAASAETMVIATFSDPTPMNAVRATDAFEKATGWTIEWRVFNSGTDVIAAMASGDVKVAELGSSPLAIAASQGVDLQMFMLSYAIGESESLIARNDSGIASVEDLKGKRVAVPVGSTAHYSLMGAIAHAGMSEADVTIMSMPPDQIAAAWDQGTIDAAFIWPPVQTQILETGTRIVGANQTAEWGYPTFNAWVVNTEFAAENLTAMAEFAKVMDAANQAYLADPAAWTADNASVMAIADLTGAGADQIPEILKGYTFVPLADQVGDTWLGNAANVMKSTAEFLKTAGRIDAVADDYSPFVNTAIAAEALK, encoded by the coding sequence ATGACCAGACTTCTCAAGAACATGATGATGGGCACGGCCGCGCTGGCCTTGTCCGCCGTGGCGGCTTCCGCCGAAACCATGGTGATCGCAACGTTCAGCGACCCGACCCCGATGAACGCCGTCCGCGCGACAGATGCGTTCGAGAAAGCCACCGGCTGGACCATTGAATGGCGCGTCTTCAACTCGGGCACCGATGTGATCGCGGCGATGGCATCCGGCGACGTGAAGGTGGCGGAACTTGGGTCGTCACCGCTGGCGATTGCGGCGAGCCAGGGTGTCGACCTGCAGATGTTCATGCTGTCCTACGCGATTGGCGAATCCGAAAGTCTGATCGCGCGCAACGATTCAGGGATTGCGTCGGTCGAGGATCTGAAGGGCAAGCGCGTGGCGGTGCCGGTCGGATCGACGGCGCATTATTCGCTGATGGGCGCGATTGCCCATGCGGGGATGTCCGAGGCGGATGTGACGATCATGTCGATGCCGCCGGATCAGATTGCGGCTGCCTGGGATCAGGGCACGATTGACGCGGCCTTCATCTGGCCGCCGGTGCAGACCCAGATCCTGGAGACCGGGACGCGGATCGTGGGCGCGAACCAGACGGCGGAATGGGGCTACCCCACCTTCAACGCCTGGGTCGTGAACACGGAGTTTGCGGCCGAGAACCTGACGGCGATGGCCGAATTCGCCAAGGTGATGGATGCCGCCAATCAGGCCTATCTGGCCGACCCGGCGGCCTGGACGGCGGACAATGCCAGCGTCATGGCGATTGCCGATCTGACCGGGGCCGGTGCGGACCAGATCCCGGAGATCCTGAAGGGCTATACCTTCGTCCCGCTGGCCGATCAGGTGGGCGACACCTGGCTGGGCAATGCGGCGAATGTGATGAAATCCACCGCCGAATTCCTGAAAACCGCCGGGCGGATCGACGCGGTTGCTGACGATTATTCGCCCTTCGTCAACACCGCCATCGCGGCGGAAGCGCTGAAGTAA
- a CDS encoding taurine ABC transporter ATP-binding protein, whose protein sequence is MALNVEDVSVVYPAADRRPPVEALSRINLTIDDEEFVVALGASGCGKSTLLNLIAGFLSPTSGRLVLDGHQVSGPGADRAVVFQKHALLPWLSVLDNVAFGLQIQGIGKTQRYKTANTFIGMLGLDGFQDAPVYKLSGGMQQRVGIARALTCDPRVLLMDEPLGALDALTREKAQELILNIWNDTHKSVFFITHSVEEALFMGTKLVVMSPRPGRITHLFDLPFSRQFLDGMPARQVKASPEFIALREDVLKIIFADEEAAA, encoded by the coding sequence GTGGCACTGAATGTCGAGGACGTGTCGGTCGTGTATCCGGCGGCAGACCGCCGCCCCCCGGTTGAGGCGCTGAGCCGGATCAACCTGACGATCGACGACGAGGAATTCGTGGTTGCCCTTGGCGCTTCGGGCTGCGGGAAATCGACGCTGCTCAACCTGATCGCGGGGTTCTTGTCGCCTACCTCGGGCCGGCTGGTGCTGGATGGGCATCAGGTGTCAGGCCCCGGCGCGGATCGGGCCGTGGTGTTTCAGAAACACGCGCTGCTGCCGTGGCTGAGCGTGCTGGACAACGTGGCCTTCGGCTTGCAGATCCAGGGGATCGGCAAGACCCAGCGGTACAAGACGGCGAACACCTTCATCGGCATGCTGGGGCTGGACGGGTTTCAGGATGCGCCGGTCTACAAGCTGTCGGGCGGCATGCAGCAGCGTGTCGGCATCGCCCGGGCGCTGACCTGCGACCCGAGGGTCCTGTTGATGGATGAACCACTTGGCGCGCTGGACGCGCTGACGCGCGAAAAGGCACAGGAGTTGATCCTGAACATCTGGAACGACACCCACAAGTCGGTGTTCTTCATCACGCACAGTGTCGAAGAGGCGCTGTTCATGGGCACCAAGCTGGTGGTGATGTCGCCGCGCCCCGGGCGGATCACCCATCTGTTCGACCTGCCGTTCTCGCGGCAGTTTCTGGACGGGATGCCCGCCCGGCAAGTCAAGGCCTCGCCCGAGTTCATCGCCCTGCGTGAGGACGTGCTGAAGATCATTTTTGCAGATGAGGAAGCCGCGGCATGA
- a CDS encoding ABC transporter permease subunit: protein MTDQPPLRPVTAQKPPGLFARLARARPTKPGEIYGVPGHGNTLWLSAGSIAFFFFVWWLVTFMGWVKPLFVPSPMAIVTKFVQVWNEGFTGTPFLEHVWISTVRVFGAFLLACLIGLPLGLAMGMSPVMRGIFDPPIEFYRPIPPLAYLPLMIIWFGIGETSKVLLIFLSVFAPVVLGARSGVKSAAIEQIHAAYSFGATRWQVMRHVILPSAMPEILTAMRIGIGFGWTTLVAAEMVAATKGLGYMVLSASQFLQTPVVIMGIFVIAIIAFAFDLLMRFIERRLVPWKGRM, encoded by the coding sequence ATGACCGACCAGCCCCCCCTGCGACCTGTTACAGCGCAAAAGCCGCCCGGCCTTTTCGCCCGCCTTGCCCGCGCCCGGCCCACCAAACCCGGTGAGATTTACGGCGTGCCCGGCCATGGGAACACTTTGTGGCTGTCGGCCGGGTCCATCGCGTTTTTCTTTTTTGTTTGGTGGCTGGTCACCTTCATGGGCTGGGTGAAGCCGCTGTTCGTGCCGTCGCCCATGGCCATCGTCACCAAGTTCGTTCAGGTCTGGAACGAAGGCTTCACTGGCACTCCGTTCCTTGAACATGTCTGGATTTCCACTGTCCGGGTGTTCGGCGCGTTCCTGCTGGCCTGTCTGATCGGCCTGCCGCTTGGCCTTGCCATGGGGATGAGCCCGGTGATGCGCGGCATCTTCGATCCGCCGATCGAGTTCTACCGCCCGATCCCGCCCTTGGCCTATCTGCCGCTGATGATCATCTGGTTCGGGATCGGCGAGACGTCGAAGGTCTTGCTGATCTTTCTGTCGGTCTTTGCGCCGGTCGTCCTTGGGGCGCGGTCCGGGGTGAAGTCGGCGGCCATCGAACAGATCCATGCCGCCTATTCCTTTGGCGCGACCCGCTGGCAAGTGATGCGCCATGTGATCCTGCCCTCGGCCATGCCCGAAATCCTCACGGCAATGCGGATCGGTATCGGCTTTGGCTGGACCACGCTGGTGGCAGCCGAGATGGTCGCCGCGACCAAGGGGCTTGGCTACATGGTGCTGTCGGCCAGCCAGTTCCTGCAGACGCCTGTCGTGATCATGGGGATTTTCGTGATCGCTATCATCGCCTTTGCCTTCGATCTTCTGATGCGGTTCATCGAACGCCGCTTGGTGCCCTGGAAGGGCAGAATGTAA
- the hisD gene encoding histidinol dehydrogenase — translation MIYLKKAVRTAETDQQGVGEIVAKMLAEIAAGGEDVARRYARELDKWSGDIVVSAADRVAAAALVPDRLKADIQFAHHNVRRFAEAQRATIGDFTIEILPGLMAGQKQIPVSAAGCYVPGGRYSHVASAIMTITTAKVAGVPHIAACSPPRPGVGIPPAILYAMDLCGADVILSMGGVQGVAAMANGLFGLPKADILVGPGNQYVAEAKRILFGQVGIDMFAGPTDSMILADGKADAEMVAADLVGQAEHGYNSPVWLACTDRALAERVMDLVPRLIASLPTLNRQSAEAAWEDFAEVILCDTAEEMAAVADQVAPEHLHVQAEDLDWWLQRLRSYGSLFLGEETTVAFGDKTSGPNHVLPTSGAARYTGGLSVHKFMKTVTWQRATRDGARPLAEATARISRLEGMEGHARSADIRLAKFFPNEVFDLNQANVEG, via the coding sequence ATGATCTACTTGAAGAAAGCCGTTCGGACCGCCGAAACGGACCAGCAGGGTGTGGGCGAAATTGTCGCGAAGATGCTGGCCGAAATTGCTGCGGGCGGTGAGGATGTGGCCCGGCGCTATGCGCGTGAGCTGGACAAATGGTCAGGCGACATTGTCGTGTCGGCGGCTGACCGGGTGGCGGCGGCAGCGCTGGTGCCGGACCGGCTGAAGGCGGATATCCAGTTCGCCCACCACAACGTCCGGCGCTTTGCCGAGGCGCAGCGCGCCACGATCGGCGATTTCACGATCGAGATTCTGCCGGGACTGATGGCGGGGCAAAAGCAGATCCCGGTGTCGGCGGCTGGGTGCTATGTGCCGGGGGGGCGCTATAGCCACGTCGCCAGCGCGATCATGACCATTACCACGGCCAAGGTCGCCGGGGTGCCGCATATCGCAGCCTGTTCGCCCCCGCGACCCGGGGTGGGGATACCGCCAGCCATCCTTTATGCGATGGACCTGTGCGGCGCGGACGTGATCCTGTCGATGGGGGGCGTGCAGGGGGTGGCCGCCATGGCGAACGGCCTCTTTGGCCTGCCAAAGGCGGATATTCTTGTCGGTCCCGGCAATCAGTACGTCGCCGAAGCCAAGCGCATCCTGTTCGGGCAGGTGGGCATCGACATGTTTGCCGGCCCGACTGACAGCATGATCCTGGCTGATGGCAAGGCCGACGCTGAAATGGTCGCCGCCGATCTGGTGGGGCAGGCAGAGCATGGCTACAACTCGCCCGTCTGGCTGGCCTGCACCGACCGCGCGCTGGCTGAGCGGGTGATGGACCTTGTGCCACGGCTGATCGCAAGCCTGCCTACCCTGAACCGCCAAAGTGCCGAGGCCGCATGGGAGGATTTCGCCGAGGTGATCCTGTGCGACACGGCCGAGGAGATGGCCGCCGTCGCCGATCAGGTCGCGCCCGAACATCTGCATGTACAGGCCGAGGATCTGGACTGGTGGTTGCAACGGCTGCGGTCCTATGGGTCGTTGTTCCTTGGGGAAGAGACGACTGTTGCCTTTGGCGACAAGACCTCGGGTCCGAACCATGTGCTGCCCACGTCGGGGGCTGCGCGGTACACCGGCGGGCTTTCGGTGCACAAGTTCATGAAAACGGTCACCTGGCAGCGCGCCACCCGCGACGGGGCCCGCCCGCTGGCCGAGGCGACGGCAAGGATTTCGCGGCTGGAAGGGATGGAGGGGCATGCAAGATCCGCCGACATCCGGCTGGCAAAGTTCTTTCCGAACGAAGTGTTTGATCTGAACCAGGCCAATGTCGAAGGCTGA